The following coding sequences are from one Streptococcus mitis window:
- the parE gene encoding DNA topoisomerase IV subunit B, with amino-acid sequence MSKKEININNYNDDAIQVLEGLDAVRKRPGMYIGSTDGAGLHHLVWEIVDNAVDEALSGFGDRIDVTINKDGSLTVQDHGRGMPTGMHAMGIPTVEVIFTILHAGGKFGQGGYKTSGGLHGVGSSVVNALSSWLEVEITRDGAVYKQRFENGGKPVTTLKKIGTAHKSKTGTKVTFMPDSTIFSTTDFKYNTISERLNESAFLLKNVTLSLTDKRTDEAIEFHYENGVQDFVSYLNEDKETLTPVLYFEGEDNGFQVEVALQYNDGFSDNILSFVNNVRTKDGGTHETGLKSAITKVMNDYARKTGLLKEKDKNLEGSDYREGLAAVLSILVPEEHLQFEGQTKDKLGSPLARPVVDGIVADKLTFFLMENGELASNLIRKAIKARDAREAARKARDESRNGKKNKKDKGLLSGKLTPAQSKNPAKNELYLVEGDSAGGSAKQGRDRKFQAILPLRGKVINTAKAKMADILKNEEINTMIYTIGAGVGADFSIEDANYDKIIIMTDADTDGAHIQTLLLTFFYRYMRPLVEAGHVYIALPPLYKMSKGKGKKEEVAYAWTDGELEELRKQFGKGATLQRYKGLGEMNADQLWETTMNPETRTLIRVTIEDLARAERRVNVLMGDKVEPRRKWIEDNVKFTLEEATVF; translated from the coding sequence GTGTCAAAAAAGGAAATCAATATTAATAATTATAATGATGATGCCATTCAGGTGCTAGAAGGGTTGGATGCGGTCCGTAAACGTCCGGGGATGTATATCGGATCGACTGATGGGGCTGGACTCCATCATCTTGTCTGGGAAATCGTCGACAATGCAGTCGATGAGGCCTTGTCTGGATTTGGTGATCGTATCGATGTGACCATCAATAAAGATGGGAGTTTGACTGTGCAAGACCACGGACGTGGGATGCCGACAGGTATGCACGCTATGGGAATCCCAACAGTTGAGGTTATCTTTACTATTCTTCACGCCGGAGGAAAATTCGGTCAAGGAGGATATAAAACTTCTGGTGGTCTCCACGGGGTTGGATCTTCCGTTGTAAACGCCCTATCAAGCTGGTTGGAAGTTGAAATTACTCGTGATGGTGCAGTTTACAAGCAACGTTTTGAAAATGGTGGCAAACCTGTTACGACTTTGAAGAAAATCGGTACAGCGCATAAGTCTAAGACAGGTACCAAGGTTACGTTTATGCCTGATTCGACTATCTTTTCTACGACAGACTTCAAGTACAATACCATTTCAGAGCGCCTCAATGAATCAGCTTTTCTCTTAAAAAATGTGACCTTATCTCTGACGGACAAACGAACAGATGAAGCGATTGAATTCCACTATGAGAATGGGGTACAAGACTTTGTTTCTTATTTGAACGAAGACAAGGAAACCTTGACGCCAGTCCTTTACTTTGAAGGGGAAGACAATGGTTTCCAAGTGGAAGTAGCTCTCCAGTACAATGATGGATTTTCAGATAACATTCTATCCTTTGTCAATAACGTTCGCACCAAAGATGGTGGTACGCACGAGACAGGACTCAAGTCTGCCATTACCAAGGTTATGAACGACTACGCGCGTAAGACAGGCCTCCTCAAGGAAAAAGATAAAAACCTTGAAGGGTCAGACTATCGTGAGGGGCTAGCGGCTGTCCTCTCTATTCTAGTTCCTGAAGAACATTTGCAGTTTGAGGGTCAGACCAAGGACAAACTAGGAAGTCCACTAGCTCGCCCGGTTGTGGATGGAATTGTGGCAGATAAGTTGACCTTCTTCCTTATGGAAAATGGTGAATTGGCTTCTAACCTTATCCGCAAGGCTATCAAGGCGCGTGATGCTCGCGAAGCGGCACGAAAAGCACGTGATGAGAGCCGAAATGGTAAGAAAAACAAGAAAGACAAGGGCTTGTTGTCGGGTAAATTAACACCAGCCCAGTCTAAGAATCCAGCTAAGAACGAGCTCTATCTAGTCGAGGGGGATTCTGCCGGTGGTTCTGCCAAACAAGGTCGTGACCGCAAGTTCCAGGCTATCTTGCCTCTTCGTGGTAAGGTTATCAATACAGCCAAGGCCAAGATGGCGGATATCCTCAAAAATGAAGAGATCAATACCATGATTTATACTATCGGTGCGGGTGTGGGAGCAGATTTCTCCATTGAAGATGCCAACTATGACAAGATCATTATCATGACCGATGCGGATACCGACGGTGCCCATATCCAGACCTTGCTCTTGACCTTTTTCTATCGTTACATGCGTCCCCTAGTTGAGGCAGGACATGTTTATATCGCCCTTCCACCTCTTTACAAGATGTCCAAAGGCAAAGGCAAGAAAGAAGAAGTAGCCTACGCATGGACAGACGGAGAACTTGAAGAACTCCGCAAGCAGTTCGGTAAAGGCGCAACACTCCAACGCTATAAAGGTCTTGGTGAGATGAATGCAGACCAACTCTGGGAAACAACCATGAATCCAGAAACCCGCACTCTTATCCGTGTCACAATCGAAGACCTAGCCCGCGCAGAACGCCGTGTCAATGTCCTCATGGGCGACAAGGTCGAACCACGCCGCAAGTGGATTGAAGATAATGTCAAATTTACGCTGGAAGAAGCGACAGTGTTTTAA
- a CDS encoding DUF262 domain-containing protein, with protein sequence MDFTVQPIKISDLLSKKTYLIPRYQREYSWNSKELIDFWNDILGQLTEQEGDIKTSEYFFGTIILIGDMIQPNKPIEIVDGQQRMTTFTIFLSALSASFLDIRETLANKVWDYVIAENDDGEEFVILKNDTAGSYFADKIQKRLYVNDNGKFQDYYKNYQHILNREKNEDDLTDEERCIKYAYEFFIEKLRENNLKDILEKYNLSHEELLKLLRDQLLNSQVIYISSQQEESVNVIFENINSKGKSLSSLDMIKNEIFSVEDKIVPKDDARETWKNITDNLSKFKGPISKEKFYRYYWISRNSNSTESELYKNFKKKINKNDYLEFLQQLEKSSELYVKVFNKDEDLFKKHNWSDKDIKRFNYSITCLTDYFSIQQSQLLILVLCERYNVIDPKKPKIKKKILIGFIKSLENFHYLYNAITSSPNNKLETRYANTARKIYKASNEELPKILEDFKKELFALLPSREKFVDNFGKLSYQKETRSKKDKKSNLITKYSLRRFEEIVGGNESLLGYSIEHIIPESKDNPDKVNNIGNMILLEEHLNNLADDKSVKEKEVIYKNSLYSNVKLFLDTFKKDGVIQFNEDDFAQRRKYMAEFLYDHISNELK encoded by the coding sequence ATGGATTTTACCGTTCAACCTATAAAAATAAGCGATTTATTATCGAAAAAAACTTATTTAATTCCTAGATACCAAAGAGAGTATTCGTGGAATAGCAAGGAATTGATAGATTTCTGGAATGATATATTAGGTCAATTAACTGAACAAGAAGGAGATATTAAGACAAGTGAGTATTTTTTTGGTACAATCATTTTGATAGGTGATATGATACAACCTAATAAACCAATAGAAATCGTTGATGGTCAACAAAGAATGACAACTTTTACGATCTTTTTATCGGCTTTGTCTGCGTCATTTTTAGATATCAGAGAAACATTGGCTAATAAGGTTTGGGACTATGTGATTGCTGAAAATGATGATGGGGAAGAATTTGTTATTTTAAAAAACGATACAGCAGGAAGTTATTTTGCGGATAAGATACAAAAAAGATTATATGTAAATGATAATGGGAAATTCCAAGATTATTATAAGAATTATCAGCATATTCTTAATCGGGAGAAGAATGAAGATGATCTGACTGATGAGGAACGTTGTATAAAATACGCCTATGAATTTTTTATTGAGAAACTTAGAGAGAATAATTTAAAGGATATATTAGAAAAATATAATCTTTCGCATGAAGAGTTATTGAAGCTATTACGAGATCAACTATTAAATAGTCAAGTCATATATATTTCTTCACAGCAGGAAGAAAGTGTCAATGTTATTTTTGAAAATATAAATTCTAAAGGTAAGAGTTTGTCTTCTTTAGATATGATAAAAAATGAAATTTTTTCTGTAGAGGATAAGATCGTTCCCAAAGATGATGCTAGAGAAACTTGGAAAAATATAACAGATAATTTATCTAAATTTAAAGGACCAATTTCAAAAGAGAAATTTTATAGATATTACTGGATTTCAAGAAATTCAAATAGTACAGAATCAGAATTATATAAAAATTTCAAGAAAAAAATTAATAAAAATGACTACCTAGAGTTTTTACAACAACTTGAAAAATCTTCTGAATTATATGTAAAAGTTTTTAATAAAGACGAAGATTTGTTTAAAAAACATAACTGGTCTGATAAAGATATTAAAAGATTCAATTATTCAATTACTTGTTTGACCGACTACTTCTCTATACAACAATCCCAGTTACTTATTCTTGTACTATGTGAAAGATATAATGTGATTGATCCTAAGAAGCCCAAAATAAAGAAGAAGATTTTAATTGGTTTTATAAAAAGTTTAGAAAACTTTCACTATTTGTATAATGCAATTACTTCAAGTCCAAATAATAAATTAGAAACACGGTATGCCAATACTGCAAGAAAAATCTATAAAGCCAGTAATGAAGAGTTACCAAAAATTCTGGAAGATTTTAAAAAGGAATTATTTGCTTTATTGCCATCAAGGGAGAAATTTGTGGATAATTTTGGTAAGTTGTCTTATCAAAAAGAAACGAGATCTAAAAAGGATAAGAAATCAAACCTTATAACAAAATATTCATTGCGGAGATTTGAAGAAATCGTAGGGGGAAATGAAAGTTTACTGGGATATTCAATAGAACATATTATTCCTGAATCAAAAGATAATCCAGATAAAGTAAATAACATTGGGAATATGATCTTGTTGGAAGAACATCTAAATAATCTCGCCGATGATAAATCAGTTAAGGAGAAAGAGGTTATCTATAAAAATAGTCTGTATAGCAATGTTAAGCTATTTTTAGATACTTTTAAA
- a CDS encoding ABC transporter permease, translating into MSKKLQQISVPLISVFLGILLGAIVMWIFGYDAIWGYEELFYTAFGSLRGIGEIFRAMGPLVLIGLGFAVASRAGFFNVGLPGQALAGWILSGWFALSHPDMPRPLMILATIVIALIAGGIVGAIPGILRAYLGTSEVIVTIMMNYIVLYVGNAFIHAFPKDFMQSTDSTIRVGANATYQTPWLAELTGNSRMNIGIFFALIAVAVIWFMLKKTTLGFEIRAVGLNPHASEYAGISAKRTIILSMIISGALAGLGGAVEGLGTFQNVYVQGASLAVGFNGMAVSLLAANSPVGILFAAFLFGILQVGAPGMNAAQVPSELVSIVTASIIFFVSVHYLIERFVKPKKQVKGGK; encoded by the coding sequence ATGTCTAAAAAATTACAACAAATTTCGGTTCCCTTGATTTCTGTATTCCTAGGAATTTTACTCGGAGCCATTGTCATGTGGATCTTCGGTTATGATGCTATTTGGGGCTACGAAGAATTGTTCTATACAGCCTTTGGTAGTCTGCGTGGGATTGGGGAGATCTTCCGTGCTATGGGACCTCTGGTCTTGATTGGTCTTGGTTTTGCCGTTGCCAGTCGTGCAGGTTTCTTTAACGTCGGGCTTCCTGGTCAGGCTTTGGCAGGTTGGATTCTCAGTGGTTGGTTTGCCCTGTCGCATCCAGATATGCCACGTCCCTTGATGATTCTAGCAACCATCGTGATTGCCTTGATTGCTGGTGGGATTGTCGGAGCGATTCCAGGTATTCTGAGAGCTTATCTAGGGACATCAGAGGTTATCGTAACCATCATGATGAACTACATTGTCTTGTATGTAGGAAATGCCTTTATCCATGCCTTTCCTAAAGACTTCATGCAAAGTACAGATTCGACGATTCGTGTCGGAGCTAATGCAACTTACCAGACACCTTGGTTGGCTGAGTTGACTGGTAATTCGCGGATGAATATCGGTATTTTCTTTGCTCTCATTGCCGTTGCAGTCATTTGGTTCATGCTCAAGAAAACGACTCTTGGTTTTGAAATCCGTGCGGTTGGTCTTAATCCACATGCTTCAGAATATGCTGGTATTTCTGCAAAACGGACTATTATCCTATCAATGATTATTTCAGGTGCTTTGGCAGGTCTTGGTGGAGCTGTTGAAGGACTTGGAACCTTCCAGAACGTCTATGTTCAAGGTGCGTCATTGGCTGTCGGATTTAACGGGATGGCGGTTAGTCTGCTTGCGGCCAACTCACCAGTTGGTATTCTCTTTGCAGCCTTCCTATTTGGTATTCTCCAAGTTGGAGCCCCTGGTATGAATGCGGCGCAGGTACCGTCTGAGCTTGTCAGCATTGTAACAGCGTCTATTATCTTCTTTGTCAGTGTTCATTACCTTATCGAACGCTTTGTCAAACCGAAAAAACAAGTTAAAGGAGGTAAGTAA
- a CDS encoding ABC transporter ATP-binding protein — MAHENVIEMRDITKVFGEFVANDKINLHLRKGEIHALLGENGAGKSTLMNMLAGLLEPTGGEIAVNGQVVNLDSPSKAASLGIGMVHQHFMLVEAFTVAENIILGSELTKNGVLDIAGASKEIKALSERYGLAVDPSAKVADISVGAQQRVEILKTLYRGADILIFDEPTAVLTPSEIDELMAIMKNLVKEGKSIILITHKLDEIRAVSDRVTVIRRGKSIETVEIAGATNADLAEMMVGRSVSFKTEKQASQPKEVVLSIKDLVVNENRGVPAVKNLSLDVRAGEIVGIAGIDGNGQSELIQAITGLRKVESGSIELKGDSIVGLHPRQITELSVGHVPEDRHRDGLILEMMISENIALQTYYKEPHSKNGILNYSNITSYAKKLMEEFDVRAASEFVPAAALSGGNQQKAIIAREIDRDPDLLIVSQPTRGLDVGAIEYIHKRLIEERDNGKAVLVVSFELDEILNVSDRIAVIHDGKIQGIVSPETTNKQELGVLMAGGNLGKEKSDV, encoded by the coding sequence ATGGCACACGAAAATGTCATTGAGATGCGTGATATTACCAAGGTGTTTGGTGAATTTGTTGCCAACGACAAAATCAACCTGCACCTACGAAAAGGTGAAATTCATGCACTTTTAGGAGAAAATGGGGCTGGTAAGTCCACGCTCATGAACATGTTAGCAGGCCTTCTTGAACCAACCGGTGGTGAAATTGCGGTCAACGGTCAAGTTGTCAACCTCGACTCACCATCTAAAGCAGCTAGCTTGGGAATCGGAATGGTTCACCAGCACTTTATGTTGGTAGAAGCCTTCACAGTGGCTGAAAACATCATTTTAGGTAGTGAATTGACTAAAAATGGTGTGCTAGATATTGCTGGAGCTAGCAAAGAAATCAAGGCTCTTTCTGAACGTTATGGCTTAGCTGTTGACCCTTCTGCCAAGGTGGCAGACATCTCAGTTGGAGCCCAACAACGTGTAGAAATTTTAAAAACCCTTTATCGGGGGGCTGATATCCTTATCTTTGACGAACCAACGGCCGTTTTGACTCCATCAGAAATTGATGAGTTGATGGCTATTATGAAAAATCTTGTCAAAGAAGGGAAATCAATTATCTTGATTACCCACAAGTTGGACGAGATTCGCGCAGTTTCTGACCGCGTTACAGTTATCCGTCGTGGGAAATCAATTGAAACAGTCGAAATTGCAGGAGCTACCAATGCTGATTTGGCAGAAATGATGGTAGGACGTTCCGTTTCCTTTAAAACAGAGAAACAAGCCTCTCAACCAAAAGAAGTGGTCTTGTCTATTAAAGACTTGGTGGTAAATGAAAACCGCGGTGTCCCAGCTGTTAAAAATCTGTCCTTGGATGTTCGTGCTGGAGAGATTGTTGGGATTGCGGGGATTGATGGAAATGGTCAGTCTGAACTGATTCAAGCCATTACAGGTCTTCGCAAGGTTGAATCTGGTAGCATTGAGTTAAAAGGAGATTCAATTGTAGGCTTGCATCCACGACAAATTACAGAGTTGAGTGTGGGGCATGTTCCAGAAGACCGTCACCGTGATGGTTTGATTTTAGAGATGATGATCTCTGAAAATATTGCCCTTCAAACCTACTACAAAGAACCACATAGTAAAAATGGAATTTTGAACTATTCAAATATTACTTCTTATGCTAAAAAGCTAATGGAAGAATTTGATGTTCGTGCTGCCAGTGAATTTGTTCCTGCAGCTGCACTCTCAGGAGGAAATCAACAAAAAGCAATTATTGCTCGTGAAATTGATCGAGATCCTGATCTCCTTATCGTCAGCCAGCCAACTCGTGGGTTGGATGTCGGTGCTATTGAATATATCCACAAACGCTTGATTGAAGAGCGTGATAATGGCAAGGCTGTTCTAGTTGTCAGCTTTGAATTGGATGAGATTTTAAACGTCTCAGACCGTATTGCCGTTATCCACGATGGTAAGATTCAAGGTATTGTATCACCAGAAACAACCAATAAACAAGAACTTGGTGTCTTGATGGCTGGTGGAAACTTGGGAAAGGAGAAGAGTGATGTCTAA
- a CDS encoding cytidine deaminase, whose product MATTELIELAIETSKHAYVPYSHFPIGAVLVAKDGSVYTGVNIENASYPLTNCGERTAIFKAISEGQREFSELIVYGQTEKPISPCGACRQVMVEFFEQDLKVTLVAKDKSTVEMTVGELLPYSFTDLN is encoded by the coding sequence ATGGCGACTACTGAGTTGATTGAACTGGCAATTGAAACCAGTAAACATGCCTATGTCCCCTATTCTCACTTTCCTATCGGAGCAGTTTTAGTAGCCAAAGACGGAAGTGTTTACACGGGAGTGAATATCGAAAATGCTAGCTATCCTTTGACCAATTGCGGTGAGAGAACAGCCATTTTTAAGGCTATATCTGAAGGACAAAGAGAATTTTCAGAATTGATTGTCTATGGACAGACTGAAAAACCAATCTCACCATGTGGTGCTTGTCGCCAAGTAATGGTCGAATTTTTTGAACAAGATCTAAAAGTGACCTTAGTCGCAAAAGATAAATCGACGGTCGAGATGACGGTCGGGGAATTACTTCCATACTCTTTTACAGACTTAAACTAG
- a CDS encoding BMP family lipoprotein: MNKKQWLGLGLVAVAAVGLAACGNRSSRNAASSSDMKTKAAIVTDTGGVDDKSFNQSAWEGLQDWGKEHNLSKDKGFTYFQSTSEADYANNLQQAAGSYNLIFGVGFALHNAVKDAAAEHTDLNYVLIDDVIKDQKNVASVTFADNESGYLAGVAAAKTTKTKQVGFVGGQESEVISRFEAGFKAGVASVDPSIKVQVDYAGSFGDAAKGKTIAAAQYAAGADIVYQVAGGTGAGVFAEAKSLNESRPENEKVWVIGVDRDQEAEGKYTSKDGKESNFVLASTLKQVGTTVKDISNKAEKGEFPGGQVIVYSLKDKGVDLVTTNLSEEGKKAVEDAKAKILDGSVKVPAK; encoded by the coding sequence ATGAACAAGAAACAATGGCTAGGCCTTGGTCTAGTTGCAGTAGCAGCAGTTGGACTTGCTGCATGTGGTAACCGCTCTTCTCGTAACGCAGCTTCATCTTCTGATATGAAGACAAAAGCAGCGATCGTCACTGATACTGGTGGTGTTGATGACAAATCATTCAACCAATCAGCTTGGGAAGGTTTGCAAGACTGGGGTAAAGAACACAATCTTTCAAAAGATAAAGGTTTCACTTACTTCCAATCAACAAGTGAAGCTGACTATGCTAACAACTTGCAACAAGCGGCTGGAAGTTACAACCTAATCTTCGGTGTTGGTTTTGCCCTTCACAATGCAGTTAAAGATGCAGCAGCAGAGCACACTGACTTGAACTATGTCTTGATTGATGATGTGATTAAAGATCAAAAGAATGTTGCGAGCGTAACTTTCGCTGATAATGAGTCAGGTTACCTTGCAGGTGTAGCTGCAGCAAAAACAACTAAGACAAAACAAGTTGGTTTTGTAGGTGGGCAGGAGTCAGAAGTTATCTCTCGTTTTGAAGCAGGATTCAAAGCTGGTGTTGCGTCAGTAGACCCATCTATCAAAGTCCAAGTTGACTACGCTGGTTCATTTGGTGATGCTGCTAAAGGTAAAACAATTGCAGCTGCACAATACGCAGCCGGTGCAGATATTGTTTACCAAGTAGCTGGTGGTACAGGTGCTGGTGTCTTTGCAGAAGCAAAATCACTCAACGAAAGCCGTCCTGAAAATGAAAAAGTTTGGGTTATCGGTGTTGACCGTGACCAAGAAGCAGAAGGTAAATACACTTCTAAAGATGGCAAAGAATCAAACTTTGTTCTTGCATCTACTTTGAAACAAGTTGGTACAACTGTAAAAGATATTTCTAACAAGGCAGAAAAAGGTGAATTCCCTGGCGGTCAAGTGATCGTTTACTCATTGAAAGATAAAGGGGTTGACTTGGTAACAACTAACCTTTCTGAAGAAGGTAAAAAAGCCGTTGAAGATGCAAAAGCTAAAATCCTTGATGGAAGCGTAAAAGTTCCTGCAAAATAA
- a CDS encoding ABC transporter permease — MSITTLLTLLVSSMLIYSAPLIFTSIGGVFSERGGVVNVGLEGIMVMGAFSGVVFNLEFAEQFGAATPWLSLLVAGLVGGVFSIIHAAATVHFRADHVVSGTVLNLMAPALAVFLVKVLYNKGQTDNLSQTFGRFDFPVLANIPVIGDIFFKSTSLLGYLAIAFSFLAWFILFKTRFGLRLRSVGEHPQAADTLGINVYKMRYLGVIISGFLGGIGGAIYAQSISVNFSVTTIVGPGFIALAAMIFGKWNPIGAMLSSLFFGLSQSLAVIGSQLPFLQGVPAVYLQIAPYVLTILVLAAFFGKAVAPKADGINYIKSK, encoded by the coding sequence ATGTCTATTACAACCTTGCTCACCCTCTTGGTGTCTTCTATGCTGATTTACTCAGCACCCCTCATCTTTACAAGTATTGGCGGTGTTTTCTCTGAACGTGGTGGTGTGGTAAACGTCGGCCTTGAAGGAATTATGGTTATGGGTGCCTTTTCTGGAGTTGTCTTTAACCTTGAATTTGCAGAACAATTTGGAGCAGCAACTCCATGGCTATCCTTGCTTGTAGCAGGATTGGTTGGTGGTGTCTTCTCTATCATCCACGCAGCGGCGACGGTTCATTTCCGTGCAGACCATGTTGTCAGCGGTACGGTATTGAACTTGATGGCGCCTGCCTTGGCTGTTTTCTTAGTGAAAGTTCTTTATAACAAAGGACAAACCGACAACCTAAGTCAAACTTTTGGACGCTTTGACTTCCCAGTCTTGGCAAATATCCCAGTGATTGGTGATATCTTCTTCAAGTCAACTAGTCTACTTGGTTATCTAGCGATTGCCTTCTCGTTCCTTGCTTGGTTTATCCTCTTCAAGACTCGATTTGGTCTTCGTCTCCGCTCTGTCGGTGAACACCCTCAAGCAGCGGACACTTTGGGAATCAATGTATACAAAATGAGATATTTAGGGGTTATTATTTCAGGTTTTCTAGGTGGAATTGGCGGAGCGATTTATGCTCAATCCATCTCAGTTAACTTCTCGGTAACAACTATTGTTGGACCTGGATTTATTGCTCTTGCTGCGATGATCTTCGGAAAATGGAATCCAATCGGAGCCATGCTATCTAGTCTCTTCTTTGGACTTTCACAAAGTTTGGCTGTTATCGGATCTCAATTGCCATTCCTACAAGGAGTGCCTGCGGTTTATCTTCAAATCGCACCTTATGTTTTGACCATTCTTGTCTTGGCAGCCTTCTTTGGAAAAGCAGTTGCACCAAAAGCAGATGGTATCAACTATATCAAATCAAAATAA
- the plsY gene encoding glycerol-3-phosphate 1-O-acyltransferase PlsY → MITIVLLILAYLLGSIPSGLWIGQVFFQINLREHGSGNTGTTNTFRILGKKAGMATFVIDFFKGTLATLLPIIFHLQGVSPLIFGLLAVIGHTFPIFAGFKGGKAVATSAGVIFGFAPVFCLYLAVVFFGTLYLGSMISLSSVTASIAAVIGVLLFPLFGFILSNYDPLFIAIILALASLIIIRHKDNITRIQNKTENLVPWGLNLTHQNSKK, encoded by the coding sequence ATGATTACAATAGTTTTATTAATCCTAGCCTATCTGCTGGGTTCGATTCCGTCTGGTCTCTGGATTGGACAAGTATTCTTTCAAATCAATCTGCGAGAGCATGGTTCTGGAAATACTGGAACGACCAATACCTTCCGTATTTTAGGAAAAAAAGCGGGAATGGCAACCTTTGTGATTGACTTTTTCAAAGGAACCCTAGCAACCCTTCTTCCGATTATTTTTCATCTGCAAGGTGTTTCGCCTCTCATCTTTGGACTTTTGGCTGTTATTGGCCATACCTTCCCTATCTTTGCAGGATTTAAGGGTGGCAAGGCTGTCGCAACCAGTGCGGGAGTGATTTTCGGATTTGCACCTGTCTTCTGTCTCTACCTTGCAGTTGTTTTCTTTGGAACCCTCTATCTTGGTAGTATGATTTCACTATCTAGTGTCACAGCATCTATCGCGGCTGTCATCGGAGTTCTACTCTTTCCACTTTTTGGTTTTATCCTGAGCAATTATGATCCTCTATTCATCGCTATTATCCTAGCACTGGCTAGTTTGATTATCATTCGGCATAAGGATAATATCACACGTATCCAGAATAAGACTGAAAATCTTGTCCCTTGGGGATTAAACTTAACCCATCAAAATTCTAAAAAATAA
- the deoC gene encoding deoxyribose-phosphate aldolase: MKLNKYIDHTLLKQDATENQIDCLLSEAKEYDFASVCVNPTWVEHAKKGLEGTDVKVCTVVGFPLGATTSAVKAFETKEAIQNGADEIDMVINVGALKSGNLDLVESDIRAVVEASGDKLVKVIIEACLLTDQEKVVACQLAQKAGADFVKTSTGFSTGGATVADVKLMRETVGPDMGVKAAGGARSYADALAFVEAGATRIGTSAGVAILKGELADGDY, from the coding sequence ATGAAATTAAATAAATATATCGATCATACGCTTTTAAAACAAGATGCAACAGAAAATCAAATCGATTGTTTGTTGTCTGAGGCTAAGGAGTATGATTTTGCCAGTGTTTGCGTTAATCCGACCTGGGTTGAACATGCTAAAAAAGGACTTGAAGGCACAGATGTCAAGGTCTGCACAGTAGTAGGTTTCCCCTTGGGAGCAACAACTTCAGCTGTGAAAGCATTTGAAACAAAAGAAGCTATCCAAAATGGGGCTGATGAGATTGATATGGTGATCAATGTTGGAGCTCTCAAATCAGGTAATCTTGATTTGGTTGAATCGGACATCCGTGCTGTTGTAGAAGCAAGTGGTGACAAGTTAGTGAAAGTCATTATTGAAGCTTGCCTTCTGACAGACCAAGAAAAAGTTGTGGCTTGCCAATTAGCTCAAAAAGCTGGAGCTGACTTCGTAAAAACTTCAACTGGCTTTTCAACTGGTGGCGCTACGGTAGCAGATGTTAAATTAATGCGTGAAACAGTTGGACCTGATATGGGTGTCAAGGCTGCTGGTGGAGCTCGTTCTTATGCAGATGCTCTTGCCTTTGTGGAAGCAGGTGCGACCCGTATTGGGACGTCAGCTGGGGTAGCCATTTTAAAAGGAGAATTGGCAGATGGCGACTACTGA